The genomic interval GggtgtaaggaataaaatactccATGGCGTGCTGTtaagggaaaataatcaaccacaGAGTAAAATGATGAAGCTTAGCTACTGTTACCACCATGAAGTTCAGTATTTCCCAATAACAACCTATACTGAGGTGGTAATTTctatcaaaggaaaggtgtagaagtcAGTAGTGAGACCAGTGATGCTGTGGGGGTTAGAGACTATAACAGTGAGGAAAAGATATGAAGCAGaaatggaggtagcagagacgAGGAtcttgaggttctctttaggagtgatggggatggacaggattagaaaCGAGGACATTAGAGGGAccgctcaggttggctgttttgaggacaaggtcagagaagttagattgagatggtttggacatgtacagaggagggatatggatatattggtagaaggatgttggagatggagctgccaggtaagaggtcaagacgaaggccaaagaggagatacatGGATGTGtagaaagaggacatgaaggtatttggtgcaagagtagaggatgcagaggatagagttaggtgtaaacaaatgattcgctgtggtgaccactaacgggaaaagccgaaagtagaagtAGACTTGAAGTCTTAATTCCTGTTAAAACTACACACAgcaatttgcaaataaattccaaatcacacattttttatCCTTTAATAATTACATTGAATGTTGTGGGATTTCATGAAACATGTTAGTTTCTGAtctcacttatgttatagcagctataaacagtcgtttTGTCATCAGCttatcttttgttctctctctggAAGGTAGTGAGACAAAATGagaaacaataaacattttcctgaCAAAAAAGATGACCatcaattatttaaattttattattagtctCAGATTATGTAGCATGTCCACAATCAAATCCTTTAAAGTTCCTATAGAAACGATATTGTATGTATTATTGAGCCGAAACTCTGTGAGATCTGCCAAACTCTGACAGCACCAGTTGACTTTTGGGGATTAGATGTAGGCGTGTCCACATCAGTGATGCAACACagttgtaaaaaatgtaaattttatgcaaatatggagccACTCTATGCAGCAACGACTAATGGGAGTAAAGACAGTAGAACGCACGCGATCCGTGACAAAGatcacacatttcttctccttcaGCTCATATGATATTGTATGATGCAGATATACGCTGCTGAACTTGATACACAAACTCCCAAACTCCTtccagaattatttattttagtgacaTAAAAAGTGATTAGAAATTCTAGCTCAGCCACTCATTGGTAAACCTATGGTTACTATGGCAACAAGTAGTAGAAACACCTACTAACAACTTCATAAATTTGCAGTATGTGTGAACGTAGCTTACTTAATATGatattgtttccatagcaatAGCTTACACATGGATTTGAATATGATATGGTACACAAgtctaataatataattaaaatagtaAAACAACTGATATGGTCATGTTTTCATGATTACATGTATGTAAGGAGTCTCaagttatttacttatttgtttagttgtttagtTACTATGTCAGTAAAAGGAACTAtctccaatctggcaaccaccCTTCTGTACAGTACATGGAAAAAAGGGAGCTTCTGATCACAGTGATTCTTTCAGCTTGTGTAGGAGCTCTGAGTGGATGATtctctttattctgatgttttcaCACAGCTTAGGATGGGGTTTGTTttaactgacagacacagctGGATCCTCTGTTTTCTGCAGTTAGGTAAGAATGAAGATATTTCATCTGATCCAAAATGATAACAGATGACTTTATAGTTAAATTGTTTGCCAGTGTGAAGAGTTTACATACTGTGAGTTATCAGTGTATTGATTTAATTCCTTTTCAAACACAATTCTATGTCAGCATTCATGACAAATATATAATTCAGACATTTTTGAAATTTTCATGTCTACGGATGCTAAGAATGTATTTTCTGACTAAACAAATTCAGTTTATAActaaaatataatgttttaaagaatGTAGTATGGTCAATACATAGAAATTTTTTCAACGTATTATGCAATTCATTCTCATAGGATTCATTCGGTTTCTGATTAAAGTATCATTAGAAataatctgtatctgtattttatttcagcatCTTTACTTCGAGCAGTGAGCTCTACAGGGGCATGCGAGAGCGTGTTTAAGGGTTTCTCTGCCTGCTTGCTCAGCCTTGGAGAAAACATGGTGAACTATCCTCATGATCTGGATGACTTGGAAAATCTGCACACTGTCTGCTCGTAAGCGCAAGTTAGCCTTACATTATATTACTACACTAGAAAGTATTTTAATACTTATGAGATTTTAGTTACAGTCACATTAATTGTATTtgaaagaatttatttttctatagtgAAGAATAAActcccctccttgaaccgccaccttattgtggtggaggggtttgtgtgcctgaatgatcctaggagctatgttgtctggggctttttgcccctggtagggtctcccaaggcgaacaggtcctgggtgacgggccagacaaagagcggttcaaaacccttttatgaagagaaatatagcaaggtccgtgacgtcgccaggtatggcgcaaccggggccccaccctggagccaggcccggggttggggctcgcatgcgagcgcctggtggccgggtcttaccccatggggtaagcccgaaggagcgacgtggggccgatctcctgtgggcccaccacctgcaggagaaaccgtaaggggctggtgcaatgtggattgggtggcagtcaaaggcgggagcctcggcgacccaatccccggacatggaatctggctctagggacatggaatgtcacctcgctgggggggaaggagcctgagctggtgcgggaggttgagagataccgactagatatagttgggctcgcctccacgcacggcttgggctctggaacccaactcctcgagagaggctgggctctctactactctggagttgcccgcggtgagaggcagcgggctggtgtgggcttgctcatagccccccagctcagcagccatgtgttggagttcaccccgttGAATGAgaggggagaggtctctcactgttatttgtgcttacgggccaaatggcagtgtagagtacccgaccttggcgtctctgggaggggtgctggaaagtgctccgaccggggactccgtcgttctactgggggacttcaacgctcacgtgggcagcgacagtgacacctggaggggcgtgattgggaggaacggcccccccgacctgaacccgagtggtgttctgttattggacttctgtgctagtcatagtttgtccataacaaacaccatgttcaagcataagggtgtccatcagtacacatggcatcaggaaaccctaggtcggaggtcgatgatcgactttgtgggtgtttcatctgacctgagtgtatgtcttggacactcgggtaaagagaggggcggttggatccgatggccggggaggaagttggacagacttggcagacccaaacgtactgtgagggtccgctgggaacgtttggcagagtctccggtcagagagatcttcaactcccacctccggcagagcttcaaccagatcccgagtgaggttggagacattgagtctgagtggaccatgttctccacctccattgtcgacgcggccgcgcggagctgtggccgtaaggtctccggtgcctgtcgtggcggcaatccccgaacccggtggtggacaccggaagtaagggatgccgtcaagctgaagaaggagtcctatcgagcctggttggctcgggggactccggaggcagctgataggtaccggagggccaagcgagcttcagcctgggtggttgcagaggcaaaaactcgggtctgggaggagttcagtgaggccatggagaaggactatcggttggcctcgaagaaattctggcaaaccgtccggcgcctcaggagggggaagcagtgccctgctcacactgtttacagtgggattgggaatctgctgacttcgactggggacattctcggatggtggaaggagtacttcgaggatctcctcaaccccaccgacatgtcttccactgaggaagcagaggcagagggctcagttgaggactcatcgatcccccaagctgaggtcactgaggtggttgagaagctacTCAGTGGCAAGGGggtgagatccgccctgagtacctcaagtctctggatgttgtggggctgtcttggttgacacgcctctgcaacatcgcgtggcggctggggacagtgcctctggactggcagactgggatggtggtccctctgtttaagaagggggaccggagggtgtgttccaactacagggggatcacactcctcagcctccccggaaaagtctatgccagggtactggagaggagaattcggccgatagtcgaacctcggattcaggaggaacaatgcgggtttcgtcccggtcgtggaacactggaccatctctacaccctcaccaggttgctggagggttcatgggagtttgcccaaccagtccacatgtgctctgtggatctggagaactgtgtccctcgtggtgatctgtggggggtgctctgggagtatggggtcctgggccctctgctaagggctgtccggtccctatatgaccggagcaggagtttggtttgcATTGCcgacagtaagtcagacttgttcccggtgcatgttggactctggcagggctgccctttgtcaccggtcctgttcattatttatatggacaggatttctaggcgcagttgGGGGCTGGAGGgtgtccggtttggggaccacgggatttcgtctctgctttttgcagatgatgttgtcctgttggcttcttcaaatcaggacctccagcgtgcactgggatggtttgcagccgagtgtgaagcggcggggatgagaatcagcacctccaagtctgaggccatggttctcagtcggaaaagggtggcttgtccccttcaggttggtggaaagctcctgcctcaagtggaggagtttaagtatcttggggtcttgttcacgagtgagggaaggatggagcaggAGATCGACAGGTGGAtcagtgtatcttctgcagtgatgcggtcgatataccggtctgttgtggtgaagaaagagctgagccgcaaggcgaagctctctatttaccagtcgatctacgttcctaccctcacctatggtcatgagctttgggtcataacggaaaggacaagatcccggatacaggcggccgaaattagtttcctccgcagggtggctgggcgctcccttagagatagggtgaggagctcggtcactcgggaggagctcagagtagagccgctgctcctccacattgagaggagtcagctgaggtggctcgggcatctgttccggatgcctcctggacgccaaccgggaggaggccccggggaagacctaggacacgctggagggactatgtctctcggctggcctgggaacgcctctgtattcccccggaggagctggaggaagtgtctggggagagggaagtctaggtgtccttgcttagactgctgcccccgcgacccggccccggataagcggtagaagatggatggatggaagaataaactcttttttaataaacttacaatttttttttttattagacttGACCTGTTTAAAGGTGAATCTCAAAATCTCAGGTTTGTATGCGATAACAAGCATTCCCCTCAGAATGCCATGTATTTTGGTGGCATCTATCTGTTCCTCAACCCTGAACAGTTTTTCAGCTCTAGCTGTATCCCACAATCTCTAATAACATGATGCTATCACTACCATGTTTCACAGCAGGGATGGTGTTCTTAGGGTGATGAGTAAGGTTGGGTTTCTACCAAATGAAGCACTTGGAAATGGAGAGAACCCTTTCAGGCATGTTTCCAATATGGGAGTCTTTATCATAagccattattaaaaaaattggtACAATGTGCTACCTTTGGTGTAAACCCATAGTTTCCCAGTAGCCTCCAAACAACATGCCAGTGAATcacggtggtggtagcatcaagGAGTAGGGATTCTGTACCAAAAGATGACAATGTCTCTCATCTGAGCTCTCACTCCGATGTCATGTGTAGGTTCATGACATTtcagttataaaaaataatgaggTTTGAATACTTTTCTAAGATAACATATGGCATGTGATAGACAAATCTGCAGAAATAGAACCTGACTCAATGTTCCACTGGAGTCTAATTCTAAAACAACTCACGTTTATATTAATTGTAAATGATTTGTTGGAAGAACTGATCgtattgcattttttattacacagataCTGGAGTGATTTCCTGTCATGCACCTCTTCTGCGGTAGCAGAATGCCAGGACGACGCAGTGGAGCTTTGGGAAAAGCTCAAAGTGCCATCTGGGAATCTGAACTACAGGGGAAGTCTGTTTCAACTGTGCTCGAAAGATAACGGAGCAGCAGGACTCGGTTTTGCACTGGAACTTGTAGTCTGTGCTGTGACTGTCTCCAAACTGGTTATGTGGATGATTTGGGAATGAAATTAGAATAAGATTCATTTCATGATTAGAAACTAAATGAAAACCGGATCGTAATATACCGGATATCATTCTTTAGCACTGTTAAACCTGACCACTTAAAGCCATATACTTCAATATTTCTAAAGCATTTAATGAAGCAAAggcattgtttttatttaaaaatcttatGTAATTACAGAGAACTTTGGTGACATTTCATAAACAAAAAGATGCTTATTTGATGTGTttcggttttttttttgggtaatAATTTGGATTATGAATTAGGATAAGGGCTACACATTAATGTAAAAATCTCAGGAAGAATTTTTATAGAAATTTTAAATGGCTTATACTTAAGCGCTGAATTCTTCAATCTGATTGGTTTGATGTTTTGACTCATTTTctataagataaataaatatcccaTTCGAATATGCTATcttttctatagcaacaacttaTACCAGGTCTTGTAAAGCGAACACTTCATGtaagattaaaaaatgtaatagaaaAGCGTATAATGTTTGGTGTTGGAGTTtttttgaaggagtctccagtgttaatgcACCAGAAATTCTCTTTCTGGTTACTTGGTGACAAACCgcattatttttactttctaacaatcacaaaggggaaaaaagaggtTTATAGATGAAGTAATGTTAGCAAGTTTGCTTTGCTTTCCATTAAATGCGtttaaaaaacagataaaaagtacaacgtgtcattctttaatgaaaaaaatgataaattattctgttaatggaaaataataaaGGGTGAAAAAATATGGGGGTGGAAACAATAATTCTGGTTAATCGCTCCAGAgtattactgattattttcttatattcttataagtgaacctcatcctcatttggatgacactggaggatgtgattataaactgttataaacaccatagagtgttattatgaataatgtcctttctacagtcagatacagtctgtagacaaattgtgtattgattaggaggctGTTGTCcccaaagaccacatggagttgagATCTTCAAATGGAATGTCACACAAATGTTCTCGAACTCTCTGTAAAAACAGAACGAATATAAAGGAACCAGGTAAGAACTTTAAAGCTGCTTCAAATGAAAATTCACAGTGAACCAGActtctttgtatttgtttctaTATGACGATCGGGTTCAAGGACTGTGTGGTGGAAAGCGAGTTTTACAGAAGAATAAAACCTCAGACATTTTCATCAGTCTGTATCTGCTTTACAGAGTTCACACTCAGCCTTGGCCTGTCTGTGCTGCAGAATGAAATTTAGACACGACTGCTCGCTTAAGAACAGTTCAAGATGTATCGTGGCTTTGACATGAGCAGCAGTCTTTGTGATATTTCTTTGAAAGCTGTAACAGATGGGAGATATACTATAGATGGAGGTTTATGCAGGTTTACACAGGAGGATGAGAGACTGTATGACTGGAAATTTTTATCTTTCGTCCTTTGTTGTTTGTCCTCCAtgataaacaacacacacagagttacacaaacattacaaaaaaaaccctcaagtTTTTATTCATATGACTTAAACCTGAGAGACTGGATCTATGGATTTTAGAAGATCTGTGttatattttacagtttttcaaTTATATTGTACAGTTTCTCTTTAATACAACCAATGTCACTGTTTTTACCCTTCAGATTAATGAACCACCAATCCATTTCCTTTTAGATTCATTTCCACAATCAAAACTCACAGCCAAATATTTTAACTCTCAGAGCCTGTCATCTTGCACAAATCTCGAACAAATGCCCGCTCTGGTCTGAACATTCTCATTCCCAGAATTAACTATGActataaagggaaaaaacaacaatgtcaGATGAATTTATCTCAAAATATTGCAGATTATTTCCTTAAGTGTGTCCCAGGCAAGATTCTGCTGTATGTAGTGATAGTTTTGCATCTGATGGTTGTGATTGTGATATTAAGACCTCATCTGTTGAAGTAGGCCATGAGCAGCACTCATGGGATTCCCAGATTTCCCTTCGGACAAGTGGAACGCACTGATCTGGGAATGATGTCATCCGGATATGCCATCAtcgttcatcatcatcatcatcatcatcatcatcatcatcatcatcatcatcaatgttATTATAATCAGCATCAGCATTCTTAGCAAcatctgcatctctctctctctctctctcgctctctctccctctctctctctctctctctctctctctctctctctttcagacacCTTTTAATGTAACTATCATAATAGGACGgtttacacatttaaaagatCAATGTGATCTGATCAAGCACGTCTTATAGTAAAAACATCAAACCTCAATACCATTTGCTGCCATCTGTTGGTTACACAACGTCTACATTTCTCATGACAGATGAATTTAATCTTTCTTTATATCGGGGTGTCCAAACTTTTTGCAATAGGGTAAATTAAACCTCATCAACATACCCAAGCTACTCTATATAGACATAAATATTTCCTCAGTATTCAGTATCAGAGttgaaatgaagaaatgaatgaTTAATAATGACTTTTACTACTTGCTTTCAAATCCATTTTACTTGAAGGACTTTTTCAAAAATTGGGCTGTTATAAaaaccagagagtgttattatgaatatgtcctttctacagtcagataaaCTCCCACAATTGTGTACTGATTAGGAAGTTTTCGTCCTCAATGACGTACAGGAGCTGGTACATATTTAAATTCCAGCTTTTGAGATcaaatttttaataaacacataattAGTCTCAtaattggttttgttttgttttgtggcaGGAAACTCAGAAAGACAAATGAATCTCTTGAGATATCCATGAGAATGCCATGGAAATGTTTCATAAAGTTTGTAGGTTGATGAGTAATAATCGGTTTGGCCACCAGGTGGGGACAGAGACCAGAAAATCAGgaaactctttctttcttcttatgGGAGTTTATGTTCCTAGAGTTATAAAACAGATAATGCCCAAAAACCTGTTAATCTTACTCTCATATCTGTCTCTCACTTAAATCACAACAATTATGCTTCTTAGTTAATAAGCAATAAAGGGAATGTCCAAAAGGTTATTCATAATTATTTACTAATCAGAACAATATCCAAAATGATAACATTTCCAGGTAACACTAAGTTTTTTAATGTGCTCCTGTCACTACAATTCCTTTTAATATGTATCTAAAATAGATTTTCTATTTGATTTCTAATGAATATGAGCCTGGTGTCAATATCCATATGAAATTATAATGGATCATTATCATTAATGATTGCAGTGAGAAAAATACGAGGAAGTGTGAGGAAAGAACAGGAGACAGAAACTCTATAAATGGGTAAAAAGTCCGTcgtttatatatttaacttaAAAAATGGTTAGAATTATGTGCAAATTACTGTAAtgcacaaaatataaacacttgctgttgaattttttttacatacagaatcaggtattttttattttaatgatgaaaTTGTCTATTTGGGTGAtgatttttgtttggttttagaaataaatgtcttaaacacacacacacacacacacacacacacacacacacacacacacacacacacacacacacacagataatagAAGTTGAAACGAGATACAGTACAAGATCCGACCCTTTCATTTCCTGGAGCCTTTCTCATATTTATCTCCagatgattttttaaatatcttcaGTACCTtgaattatttcatttctgTAGCATCTGATTACAAAGCTGTAAAGTTTTAAATCAGACAAAGAGGAGACAAAAGTGACAAAAGTGACCCATTGGAAATAAATCTCTT from Tachysurus vachellii isolate PV-2020 chromosome 1, HZAU_Pvac_v1, whole genome shotgun sequence carries:
- the nrn1b gene encoding neuritin 1b → MGFVLTDRHSWILCFLQLASLLRAVSSTGACESVFKGFSACLLSLGENMVNYPHDLDDLENLHTVCSYWSDFLSCTSSAVAECQDDAVELWEKLKVPSGNLNYRGSLFQLCSKDNGAAGLGFALELVVCAVTVSKLVMWMIWE